Part of the Scylla paramamosain isolate STU-SP2022 chromosome 15, ASM3559412v1, whole genome shotgun sequence genome, GGCTTTTGTAAGAGTTGCTGCAGCACTCTCTCCTCACTGCCAGCTGTGTGTGTCTTCAGGTGCTGTACTGTGGTCATAGCTTCTCCCATCTTTACAATACAGAGAACTTTGCCCTTCTCTAGTCACTCTATTAGAAAGTATAATCTTACAGTTTTGGTTGAGTAATATACCCCAAAGTTGAGTGATAACCATTCTTTCCTGATTGGTTACCTTGTCTGTCTTTGATATGGTAGGTAATGCCTGTGTAGTGTAGAGCAACCTGTCCTTGGAGACATGTCAACTGTCACTGAGTCCCACATGGGTATTGACTTCCTCTTGGTATCAGGATATCTTTATATACCTCTGTCATGTAGGCCAGAGCTGAGTTGGTGCTGGAGCATGTCAGGTTTCACACTTGCTCCAGGAAGATTTAGAAATAATCTCTTAATGTAATTATCTGCATATACATCTATGTGATGTTGGAATAATGAACCAACAGCTATACTATTTCTACTTGTTAATAACTCTGAACATTGGCTTCTTGTATTATTCCAACTTCATGTAACTAAAGCTTCTTCATGACAACTTCAGAACCACAcaaatttcttgttttctattttgatctcttaatttttctctatttagcTGTTTCTTTGATGTCATTCTTCAAGTGATGAAATCAACACAATGCAATGTGGTATGATTGACAACATGATGTGGAAGACATGGAGTGGGGGAAAAGATGTATTGTAATAGgagaaatgcagagagagagagagagagagagagagagagagagagagagagagagagagagagagagagagagactatttgtGACAAACCTTAATTGATATAACTTGGtactacataaatatatatatgcttacATGGGtataggaaaaaagtaagatataTTTATACATACTTTTCCTTCTGCATTAAGTTTTtaatcttaatttttctctaaAATTTTATAGATGTGTGTCTGATAAGCCAGTTGTGTAAGAAGGTTAAGAAGCTCTGCGTTCCTGAGATAGACATCGTCAGAGCTTTGCTGGACTTGACTTGGGCCTTGGTGAAATTGAGCTCACCTCCATGGCTGAACTccagttgctgctgctcctctcagCTTCTGGGGATTTTCCTGTGGCACATTTACCAGATGCTGGAAGCAATTCGTCCCTTAGGTAGCTAGAATGTATAATGTGATGTATTTGTTCTGGATTTcttacaatgagagagagagagagagagagagagagagagagagagagagagagagagagagagagagagagagagagagagagagagagagagagagagagagagagagagagagaaccaagacAGATCTTCATTCATACCACCAGAGTCACAGTCGCAAGCATTCCTTCACTTCTGTCTAAACCTCTACTTGAGAGATGACTACTGTTCTAATTGATTTATCCTTATATAGTCATGGTCAGAAGTGGAATAGGCTCCACAACTCTTATCCAGGTTACTTTGTATTTTCTGTCAAGTGTTCTGATCTGCCAACAGGCTGGGAACAAAACTTGACAGTATATAGGTTCTTAGCAGATCAGAGGGCTTAGCATTCAGGGAAAAGCACTAAATGCAGTGGAAAGGACTGTCATTCAGTAATTAACCATAATTGCACCATAGCTATTAAATAAGTATTCCCATTCACATTTTTAATTAAGCATAAAGTCTctgtgatgcttttttttttcagataaaagtaataaaagtaagaaGGTGCCGCAGGTGATGGTATCCTGTGTGCAGCTGCTGCACTATTGGTCCACTGTAGACCAGGACTGGTGGGAGAAAGTGGCACCCTTCCCACAATACCCAACCCTCATGGCTGCTCTTGCTTCCAAGGCCACCACTATGAAATTTAATAAAGAAACAGGTCAGGTGGCAGTTTTTGCAGGGTTGAaagaatcctttttttttacacccaGCCCACATTTTTTGGGggctcttatttttattcctcatatttatatgtaaatcagatTAAGTAAGCAattaaaagggaaacaaaaggtttgaagtgTTATCAGAAGGACaaacacttgtttaggtcatgttgaTATAGGTCTGATTGGACAAAGGTTGTGTTAACTTATAATACTGTATAGGAAATTAATGTGTCAGGTTTGacttcttttacattttttatgtatatgtaaagatGTCCccctacttgatgaagcagtCTTTCTACCTTTATTTTTAACTAAATCCACATGTCATCTCAAAGGATTTTAATAAGTAAATATCATAGGTCAGAAGTCATGATATGTCAGTTAAGCCACACCTTTCTCAAtcccactccctccttgtttctacatttctcataccTCACCCATTAGCAGCGATCTAGAAAAGTGTACAGGCAAGTTTTGACATTGAAAAtaactttatttatcttatgtcATTTTGTTCACAAGTTTGCATTAAACTTGGCTGTAGCTTAAAGCATGATTTAGCAAGTTTGTTTTAAATATAGTCTGTTAATCATAAAAGCATATTTTATGAATGATCCAAGATTTAATTAAAACAACCATTTGATGTAATTCTTGGATGAAACAGAGTAACATCCGCAGAAATATGTTTCAGGCAGTGGTATTGTAGGATCCTAACTGGATATTATAATATCTGGATAGAATTGTATTCATTATTTAGTTTCacttactgatttatttttctccttacaGTTGAGTTGCTGTGTGATTTGTATGAGTTCGAGGATGGAACTTTTGAAAGATGACAATGGACTACTGCACATCACAGCACATAAACTATGTACTACAGGACACTTCACATTCCACCTTGAATATACCTAAGCTGTTGAACTGTTCTTACTTGATTGTTGTGCCTGGTGGTACATGACTGACCACAaggaatatttttatatttttattttattaattttgagaGCCATTCTTATCTTTTTGCAAGAGATTATTTATGTACAGAATAATTTTAAGAAAATATCAATTACTTATGAATATGAAATATTGGAAattattaaaagttttatttctcattcattGATATGGCATGCTCTGCTTTTACCtttgaagggaaaggaatataATAAACACTAGTCTAGAAGATAAACCAAAAAGTATTAGATATTTTGGTGCTGATAATGTATACACAATTTTATCTACAGACCAAATATTTTATGATGTCAAGAAGAATCATGATTAGATTTCTGAACATATGTAGTGTAGGTTCAAAGGAAAGTACTTTTGAAATGAAGCCTTTAAATTCTCCAAATTGTATTGACTCTGATGAAGCTGTGTAAAGCAAGTAGGAATGTCTTTTCGGGATCATCTTACGAGGGTGGACATTCAAAGTGCCATAAATTGCCTGGAGTACACCCAAACATTCAGGAGTATAATGCCATGCTGGTGTGTTCAACTTTTTAACATGTCACTGTTTATTGGATTGTGAGTGAAGCAATAAGAACAGGCAGAATGAATTAATTCGGCTACTGATGCCCACAGAAAAGATGAGAATACTTAATTTAAGTGAAACATTTCAAAGATAAGAGAGCAAACACttataattactctctctctctctctctctctctctctctctctctctctctctctctctctctctctctctctctctctctctctctctctctctctctctctctctctctctctctctctctctctctctctctctctctctctctctctctcagggtaaGCAATTGGACCTATGTATGGGTCTTCTCTGATGCTTCTCTcttgcttctgttgctgctcCCATTCTGTGTATGGCTGCCACAGTTCCATCTCACAGTCATTCTCTGTCAGTCCCCAGATCATTCACCAGGTACTTTCCAAGCTCTTTCAGTAggctccccttcccccctctctctctctctctttctctctctcaaaagaatGATAGGAGAGGAGGGATCAAAGGTTATTTGTGAGGAATTCATAGGATTTGTGTTATCAAAAGTTAATGGCTGTGCATGGAAAgttcttatcattattgtaaGCTTTTTTCGTTcctatgggagagagagagagactacattgatatatcattattataactatGGCTGGTAAGTTAAGCTCTGCCAAGGCAAATTTACAAATTCCTGTAGACTAGAGATCCTTCACTTTTGTTTTGGTCAtcatagagaaaacaaaagtgaaTGATTACTAATTTACAGAAATTTGTTAAGTTTGCCTTGGTAGGATTTACCATGCCACCCATACTTGTAATACAGTGATATATcaatgtagtctctctctctctctctctctctctctctctctctctctctctctctctctctctctctctctctctctctctctctctctgtatgtgtgttttccATTAAATTTagataacctctctctctctgttttccattAACTTTagattacctctctctctctctctctctctctctctctctctctctctctctctctctctctctctctctctctctctctctctctgttttccattAACTAGATAACCCCAATTCTTTTGATTCCTCAAAGGTGATAACTGTGACAGGATAGTCAACAGTTACTCCTTTAGTATTTACTGTGTAATCGTTTCTCTGATAATTTTTTCTCGACATAATCATGAAGGCAAATATCCAGATACATGTAAAGAGGAATATAGCTGCTGAATGTGGATATATGCTGAAGACCTTCATTGGTGTATAATCAAGAGCGACTTGAAAATAAACAACTGAAAACCTTAACTATGAATGGCCATAAGTAAGTGGAAAGGATAATGTTTTAACACAGTGagatattaactctctctctctctctctctctctctctctctctctgataagataaataaagtctCATACTCGATAGACGGGATGTGACCAGAGACAGGAAATCATGTCTGTGCCCGCAATGAAACGTTTGCATCTTTTCAAGGTGACTGACAAGAAAAGTAATAGTGTAGGGATAGTGATTCTCATTACACAGTACGTAAAATTATAGTAACTACATCCATTTGCAGAATAGGTTCAACTGCCTTACTAAAATGCGTCTTGACGAAAAGGGTTGTGACGAACAGATAACATAGTTTGAAAAAGTTTGTGCTCAGCAAGAATACTGTTTTCGTATTATTTATCTTACAAATCTCGACTGCTAGATCATTCCAGAGAATTTTAAACACGCTCAGGTCCCTTTAGGCGCATAGACTGGCAACAAGTATACTAGTTTTTGTGagaatttgacttttttttgtgcgtgAACCTTGGTCTGTATATTCTCAAACTTAGTGTCTTCTGAACGCGTATTTTTAACACGCTATAGTGGAACtttcaagggttttcaagggtatttttaagtCTTTAGTGATACTTTAACATTTATTCTGCATCACCTATGGAAAAGCATCCATGAAAAGCTGACTGTTAATCTGTAagacctttgaaaacaatccatacgaaagaagaaaatacttcAAAATACGGACACTTGTGTTCGCATGTGTGGCAACTGCTGCCGTGTTCTCAGTCTGAGTCTGACTCACTCAGTTCCAAACGGGTAATTGTCGCAGTTGAACGTGAAACGGATCTTAATGTGTCAATTCTGTTGAGAGCTTGACACATCCTGAAGTGCTTTTAATAGAAGTCGTGAACATAACCGAATATAACATACgcactgacatacacacacacgatcataCAGTAATGGAACCAGGAAGTAAGGTATGTCAGTTGTTTTCTCTAAGCTAAATATAACACTGGATCGCGCAATAGCATAACTTTGTGGCATAGCTACTAGACCTGATTATTTTAAAATTCTGAGAAGTGTAGTAAGAAGAGAACGTGACATATATTACTATCCGCGGCATAGTGAAAGAAATATGTTTATCGTgttggtaatctctctctcgtctcctcccccccccccaccctcaaCACACCATCCTGTCGTCGCACTTGGaactaaaagaagagaaacaaggagacATGTTACCAAACAACAAGACACGAAATAGTAATTAAatcaagaaaggagaaatgcaAGAAAGTAATTTAATGACAaaattctattatttttttcttcgctaTTTTCTTATTcggtttattttcctattctttcttttccttcttacatttttttccttgtgttagCTCGCTGCCAGTGTAAGataatttcttttcataatattttcctttttcatcacgGTCTTCCCGCGAACAGGAACAATAACAAACAGCTGATCGTGTAAAATTGTAAACAAATATTGCAcgctgctctccctctccttttctcgctGCGACGCATCAATAACATCTAAACATCGTCCATGTAATGTAATAAAACACTGCCCCATTTATATCACACACTTAACAGTACAAGTAAAGGCAGGGTATCATTTATACACACTGTCACCTCACCTGGTTCTTCTCAGATCGATCATTAGACAGCAAGTGCTTCAAATATACAAGGCTCTCCAGTAAAAGGACTTGCTGATAGATGCCTaaggaatattaaaaaaatgactGGTCGAGTGTGCCATATagtattacgtaccaaattacatgctttgtaacaagtgtttttttcagacGTATATGGGACTGTGGTAAAACATTGCAGAATAAATAGGTGATTATAGGAGGTAGCGGGGAAACCTACATTTTGAATTGATGATCATAAATACATATTGCGTCTTACATATTACAGAGGTGTAGAGTGTAGAGATTTCTTGTggtttgtggtgtggtgtgaaaAGTACCAATTGCAAGCATGTCTGTACATGGGCAACAAAATCACTTAGATCTACTGATGTCACTCACTCTGCATAGGTTTAAATGTCAGTATTCATTAGTAAGAGACCAGAAATTTTCTAGCATATAGTtagttcccttctttctctaaaTTTgggtcatttacattttttttaatgtgctCATAGGGAACTGTTCTTGAGTCTCTCTCCTGATCACCTCTGCCCTGGCATTACACTAAGAATTCCTCTAAGGGGATTGCTTGCCAGAAGAAAATCTGAAGTCATTCCAGTCCTGACATTTCTTCCCTGTGtattttaattctttcatttcctctctgcCCTTTTTGTCACACACCATAGCACTCTGTTTTCCAATTTTCATGGAGTTTGTCATCTTGCATTTGTTGTATCAACCAGACTCATATACTGTACACTGTGATAGTTATTTAACTTCATGTATTGTTACAATGTTCATATAACTTGTTTACACCAATAAATATTATTAGTAATGTAAAATTTATCAGATTAatgcaaaacattcttaaaactATAAATTATTTGCTGATGCCTTTAATGCACCTCCATATCTTAATTTGATTGCAGTGAGCTGTAACCCAACCAAGAGTGATCATTCTCAGCGTCTGGTTTGGGGAGAAGAATTGACGGACTTGGTTCAAAATGCCTACCTTCATGGACACAAATTTTGTAAGAGAGCTTATGTGAAATTTATTGTAGCCCAGAAAAgaccaaagaaaaataatggaaattgATGGCcagtgaggaagaaggaatatttGTCTGGGTAGATTGTCTGGGTAGAGAGAAATCAAACTTTGGAGTACTAAAAAATGCCATGTTTTCTTATCCCATTCAGAAATGTCTTTGCTTACCTTAATAATTACTTACTCGTATCTTAGTAATGACATAGAAACAAGGAAGATAAAGCTTTTACAGATAGCTTATATATTATTGCTTAGTCAGATGCCAGTCAGACCTATTcttgaaaatatttatattttagtaTTTAGATATATTCTCTGGCAGCTGATTCCTGATAATTGTTACTCTTGCAGTAGAACATGTGGTGTCTTGTCTCCAcacccaccatcatcactgtgTGCCATGCCCAATACTAACATTTATGTGCACATATCACTCAAATTTCAATTACTTTTTGATTGATCTACTGAACCTGTGTTGCATAGACCAACCAAGAGTTCATTGAATGTGAAGCGTGTCTGATAGACCTAAAGGATTTATGTCTGATGTTCACTGTGTTTAGGGTTTATTGTAATGTCTAGAAGAACTGGCTGCTGTCCATTAATATTTTCAGCAGTTATCTTGGGTTCTTCTCTCCTGAAAGGTGGTGAGTCCAAGAGAAGTCAAGGTAGGGCAGCTCTTGTAGCTGTGGGACAAGTtaggtaactcttctttggacttttcttcttttattaatgTTTCTGTTTTTAGGCAGCATACTCTGTGCAATGTAACTTGTGTCAGGTGAAGGATCAGGAAAAATTTCTTGGTGTTTTTTATGCAGAGGAGTCTTGTCAGGAGTTCCAAATAGGAGAAAAAACCTGCTCAGTATGCTGCTTCCCCCAGAGAAATAATCACAGGAATTTCCaataaatgctttttttttttttttttcaggtcccGTATGGTTCCCCAACAGCTCCCCCTGCACACCACTTCCACCCTCAGCCATCATATCCtggccctccaccaccacaagcacctcCTTCATATGATACTGCAGGAACTTTTTCGTATGGATTccagtctcctcctccaccttactCAGGTGACCCGGCCCCAGGCTACCATCAGGGGTATTCACCTGCTTCCCCTGGTCCTTATGTGCCTCCACCTGCTGCACCTGGCCCATATATTCAGCCACCCATGCCACCAGGAGGTTATGGTCTGTACCCAGATCTCGCACAGTTGCAGCAAGTGCCACAAGGTATGGTGCTGTTTGTTAGTTACTTACATTCATTTCAGTGGACCATGAGCTTGCCTTGAATACTGTGAACCTTTGCACTTGGCTTCTTTTCATTGGTAATTGAATCAATCAGTGTTCTGTGAATATAAATACTgtctaaaaaaagagaaaaagaagaaatggtacTTTAGGCCTAggatataaagaaaagtaaattgaGACACTGTTTGCAGTTTTGGGATATTGTGTCTGCTATACatatttttaattgataatcAAATCAACCAATGTTCTTAGTGTATGAATGCTTttgagagaaataaagatacaaaggtctgggatgataaaagaaaagacagtgGCTTTGgttatggtgaaagaaaaagacatttttttattatgtatgacTGTGGTAAGACCGATAATTTTCCTTACAGCAGGTATTCATTTCATTACAGTACTTACCTGATGTTTGTGTATTTCCCACATGATATGTTGATTTTTATGCTGTTCACTTTTTTACACTTCACATAACACTTCAAACAGTGCTGAATATTGTGTGCTTGGGGTCTTtcagcaccatcaccatacaGCAGTAGTGGCGGCACAACCAGTCCTCCAGTCCCTGctcgtcctgctcctcctccgccagGCTATGGTGCTCCCACAACACCAGATGGATGCTCACCAACCCAAGTAAGATGCATTCACTCATTTCTATAACCCAGGAAAGAAATTTTTATATCATTGTTCTTAAATGTGAATTCTGTATATGTAAATGAGGTTAAAGGACTTGAAATGTATTGTTTGTAAATAGAGATTTTCCTTAATATGtgaagtggtgatggaggtggaaaTAGTTGGTAGAAATAATTATTGTTACATATACAGAGTAGCAGTGTAACCAAATGCATCACCATACATACATTTGTAGTCACTCtatgctttttattttgttaaggGTAGTACTCGTAGAAGCAGCAGTGGACAAAAAAGATTGTTTCACACTCAGGCTCACTCTTACTGGGAATCTTTCTGTGTCTGGTGGAAGTgctggagagaaaagagaaagaatgttaTCAATACAACAATATaataatttgtttttctttgtgttctagcatgttgttttcttaattttcttaccATCCCCTCTTATACTTCATGTCAATTATAAGCATGTGTTCTCTGTCAAATTGCTTAATTTTTGCTATCAggttcccattttctctcctctttcctctgagagagagagagagagagagagagagagagagagagagagagagagagagagagagagagagagagagagagagagagagagagagagaggaaaaaatatatggatagggatgataggtggatatatgGAGGCATATTTTATATGGGAATTGCAGCATGTAGACCTACTGGCTTCCTGCTTGTAAGTATTGtagtattgtattgtatttattgTGCTTCTGGCAGTTCTGttgtaagaaaaataatcatTAAAGGAGTTTTTATTTCAGACATGTTCCTTTGCTCAcctgaaggaaggggagacacCAGCTGGTCATGTGGTGCAATGGCGGGGAGGAGATGGTTTGCAGATCTTCTTCTTACAGCAAGAGGGGCATGTGGTTTCTCCCAAAAGGCCTCTCATCATGAGCATCTACAAAAGAATATGTGAGtaaccctttttcttctttcaacccTTTAACTGTTAATGACAGTAAGACACTATTACTTAATTAAATTCCTGACAGTTTTGATTTGGTAAAATTACAATTACTGGCACTAGGAGTACTGAATTGCTTTTTGGTGAacttttctgttgttttatgCTTTCTGGGTATTTGTAGTCCTCACTCATTTTGCATTCTATAAAAGGGCATGGAGCCCCAGAACATATGAGATATAATTGCTGCCTACATGAAATTTGGATTGGATTAAATTttgagaagaaagtgaaaaaaaaagatacaaactGTGGAACATTCTGGCTGATTTTGTCTTTCTACCATTCAGTGACTTAAACTTTTTTCAGAGAGAAGTGTCAAGACACTCTTCAAGATAAATTAACAAACCTTTACTACTTATTTTTCCAGGAGTGGCTTATTAAGTTTTATTTCAGGTTTTAAAGTTGTAACCCTTAGGCGACTTGGACAGTGATTCTACCTGAAAACCATGCCATATTAAAATTAGGCATATAAAAGGtataatgtataataataaaccttttataaatgcataaatatataccaaaaaatcataaaaagtaTGCAATTAGAGTTTTCTGtacatgttaaaaagaaaacaaaaaatgtgtaGTTTTAGAGAAAAGCTGGTGCTTGTGCCCTGTCAGTATTTGATTAAAAAAGGTGATGTATTGAGTAACAAAAGCCAAATACATTGTGTTTCATCAGGTTCTCCAGGGAGTCCTGAGGGCATGGTGGAGGTGCACGGCTGCTGGCGGCTCAGGCTTGTGGCTGGAACCACTCCGGTCCTGCATACTTCTCCTAGTTGTTATACCTTCATGGATACCTCAACCAATCCAAGTAAGTTCTTTATAAGCAGTGTATTTTCTGTAgaagttatgttttttttttaattattgtctTCTGTTAATGAGCAGTgatgtaaaagagagaaaaatcagaaagaagaaattaattcAGAGAAAGATCTTAAAATCTTAATCTGTTTTCCATTTCATTGTAGGTTGGtcatataatgaaaatatagagGTTTATCTAGTTCACAAAATAAAGGGGTAAAAAACAGGAATTTAAATAATTTGATTCTGATCTTGTTCATCCCAACATATACATTGGTGTCCTGTGCCAAGTGTCTTTCCTGCTAGTGATTAATTGATAGTGTAGTGGTAGGATTGAAACAGTCCCAAATTTCataactcataaaaaaaaagcaacagattTAGTAAATGTGATGACAACTGGGGAATGATATTTTTGTGTTGCTGGATTTTCATCAGTTAACAGCCATTGATCTGCTGCTGTATATGCATCATTGTTGCCCAGCTGACTGCAATACTCACAAGTGATCTCAACTCTGACTTTATTTTTCAGGTTTCCCTATTGTCTCTAACCTTTATGGCATCTGTGTCTGACAAAGAGGGATATCTGTTCATAACAGTTTGAAAGCAAAGAATGGCCAACTTAAAATTTTATGCAGCAACAGAAACCAGACCAATACAATATGCCTGTGCTTGTTACTAAAGTACTAAGGCATATTGAACTTCATTAAAAAACTAACCTCTGGCATGCACTACATTGGGCttggtattttctttttgtttgaatATTGTAATTTTGTTCAATGTCCTTATTTTTCCTAACAGGGTTGGAGACCTTATGAATTCTTCCCACCTTTTGTGGTCATAGATGATCTTTTCT contains:
- the LOC135107689 gene encoding uncharacterized protein LOC135107689 isoform X2 — its product is MLEAIRPLDKSNKSKKVPQVMVSCVQLLHYWSTVDQDWWEKVAPFPQYPTLMAALASKATTMKFNKETVELLCDLYEFEDGTFER
- the LOC135107690 gene encoding MHC class II regulatory factor RFX1-like isoform X4; this encodes MEPGSKVPYGSPTAPPAHHFHPQPSYPGPPPPQAPPSYDTAGTFSYGFQSPPPPYSGDPAPGYHQGYSPASPGPYVPPPAAPGPYIQPPMPPGGYGLYPDLAQLQQVPQAPSPYSSSGGTTSPPVPARPAPPPPGYGAPTTPDGCSPTQTCSFAHLKEGETPAGHVVQWRGGDGLQIFFLQQEGHVVSPKRPLIMSIYKRICSPGSPEGMVEVHGCWRLRLVAGTTPVLHTSPSCYTFMDTSTNPSRVVILQMSTQLTKKMSEDLLDLLTELTDLRNEDGGVVEKVTTGVATVYDDLTHKLNTVVKDTVPNAHKSTKWLRKGTGSLVRIGGNLVSRGIHLVADHIPANEKPQDESPAHAELLRCLKTYKKCVEENSITYVN
- the LOC135107690 gene encoding MHC class II regulatory factor RFX1-like isoform X3; protein product: MEPGSKVPYGSPTAPPAHHFHPQPSYPGPPPPQAPPSYDTAGTFSYGFQSPPPPYSGDPAPGYHQGYSPASPGPYVPPPAAPGPYIQPPMPPGGYGLYPDLAQLQQVPQAPSPYSSSGGTTSPPVPARPAPPPPGYGAPTTPDGCSPTQTCSFAHLKEGETPAGHVVQWRGGDGLQIFFLQQEGHVVSPKRPLIMSIYKRICSPGSPEGMVEVHGCWRLRLVAGTTPVLHTSPSCYTFMDTSTNPSRVVILQMSTQLTKKMSEDLLDLLTELTDLRNEDGGVVEKVTTGVATVYDDLTHKLNTVVKDTVPNAHKSTKWLRKGTGSLVRIGGNLVSRGIHLVADHIPANEKPQQDESPAHAELLRCLKTYKKCVEENSITYVN
- the LOC135107690 gene encoding MHC class II regulatory factor RFX1-like isoform X2, whose translation is MPTFMDTNFVPYGSPTAPPAHHFHPQPSYPGPPPPQAPPSYDTAGTFSYGFQSPPPPYSGDPAPGYHQGYSPASPGPYVPPPAAPGPYIQPPMPPGGYGLYPDLAQLQQVPQAPSPYSSSGGTTSPPVPARPAPPPPGYGAPTTPDGCSPTQTCSFAHLKEGETPAGHVVQWRGGDGLQIFFLQQEGHVVSPKRPLIMSIYKRICSPGSPEGMVEVHGCWRLRLVAGTTPVLHTSPSCYTFMDTSTNPSRVVILQMSTQLTKKMSEDLLDLLTELTDLRNEDGGVVEKVTTGVATVYDDLTHKLNTVVKDTVPNAHKSTKWLRKGTGSLVRIGGNLVSRGIHLVADHIPANEKPQDESPAHAELLRCLKTYKKCVEENSITYVN
- the LOC135107690 gene encoding MHC class II regulatory factor RFX1-like isoform X1 is translated as MPTFMDTNFVPYGSPTAPPAHHFHPQPSYPGPPPPQAPPSYDTAGTFSYGFQSPPPPYSGDPAPGYHQGYSPASPGPYVPPPAAPGPYIQPPMPPGGYGLYPDLAQLQQVPQAPSPYSSSGGTTSPPVPARPAPPPPGYGAPTTPDGCSPTQTCSFAHLKEGETPAGHVVQWRGGDGLQIFFLQQEGHVVSPKRPLIMSIYKRICSPGSPEGMVEVHGCWRLRLVAGTTPVLHTSPSCYTFMDTSTNPSRVVILQMSTQLTKKMSEDLLDLLTELTDLRNEDGGVVEKVTTGVATVYDDLTHKLNTVVKDTVPNAHKSTKWLRKGTGSLVRIGGNLVSRGIHLVADHIPANEKPQQDESPAHAELLRCLKTYKKCVEENSITYVN